The Malus domestica chromosome 13, GDT2T_hap1 genome includes a window with the following:
- the LOC103452234 gene encoding probable RNA-dependent RNA polymerase 1, whose translation MTRIKQSIMILLRVTMCNLQNMRICCRCEAGDHDTRYSIHLAPNRKTEESVPRITGVTRFLLLFCSNCNYKFVTVHMMDLYIYTGELHWRCSSQYSCVNFVGNNLKCSYIFQIQVAINSINMVKTTIQLYGFSSVESPEAVKAFLEEYTGEGTVSDVKVRPPNDGKSRSYAIVEFTHAESAEIIIPLADDRLLWYGDSYLKARKWKVDNFEHSMGLVKLHFGCLVSEEQFSVLWTAPDVQVNFGTEFKNIYFSFSYNSAVYKLEVSTESISQMELHIVRDQLRNYLLIQLLGTPRIFKQKSDNDWVREVDFTPSCCIGQSSAVCLELPYGSVLPNLRDNFLHYQETEGRFALEIGNPFSCNSDLVPIVSPPEGINLPYKILFKINSLVQHGRVPGQALDVTFYKLVDPSTIRTDYIECALDKLFRLKVCCYDPVSWLREQYRDYKSCTRIPETPAISLDDGMVYVHRVQVTPSKVYFCGPEVNLSNRVLRKYPQDIDNFLRVSFVDEDLGKIRSEDLCSHLRTSNTSAEEERRTRVYERIFSTLRNGIVIGDKKFEFLAYSSSQLRERSVWMFASRSELCAQDIRNWMGDFRGIRNVAKYGARLGQAFSSSRETFNVDRDEIELIPDVKIERSGVKYCFSDGIGKISAEFAERVARKCGRSSTPSAFQIRIGGYKGIVAVDPTLEKNLALRESMCKYQSNNTALDVLKWSKYQPCFLNRQLITLLSTLGVPDHVFQRKQRQALNQLEGVLTDPSRAKEALKTIFQGEVTDVLKEMLSCGYKPDAEPFLSLTLQAFCASKLMELRTKTRIFVSSGRSMMGCLDETGTLEYGQVFVQCSRRVISTGSNTTSSEEKFVVDRNVAVARNPCLHPGDVRVLTAVDVPALHHMVDCVVFPQKGKRPHPDECSGGDLDGDFYFVSWDSDLIPPRKVRPMNYTPAPTIELDHDVTVEEVAESFTNYIVNDMLGIISNAHAVFADTEPQKAESAQCKELAKLHSCAVDSPKTGVVVEVPRSLRAKEYPDFMEKVEKPTYESRRVIGKLFRQVKNVELGSRSHSSSIKSFTVEVATKFYDPDMEVDGFEAYIDDAINCKREYDYKLGSLMDYYGIKTEADILTGNITSVSKLFGKRKDLETMNYAVRSLKKEARTWFYANQSDSSTNVDDVSATKASAWYYVTYHPRCWGRCNKGMERDHFLSFPWCVFDKLIQIKREKTSTRNSFHMSDQRGVMLDKFRSTCFPL comes from the exons ATGACAAGAATAAAACAATCCATCATGATCTTGCTACGTGTCACCATGTGTAATCTTCAGAATATGAGGATTTGCTGTCGCTGCGAAGCAGGAGATCATGACACTCGTTATTCTATCCATTTGGCGCCTAACAGGAAGACAGAGGAAAGCGTACCTAGGATAActggggtgacaaggtttctTCTTTTATTCTGCTCCAACTGCAACTACAAGTTTGTTACAGTGCATATGATGGacctatatatatacacaggTGAGCTTCATTGGCGTTGCTCCTCACAATACAGCTGTGTTAATTTTGTTGGTAATAATCTCAAGTGCTCATACatatttcaaattcaag TTGCCATCAACAGTATCAACATGGTTAAGACTACAATTCAGTTGTATGGATTTTCCTCTGTCGAATCACCGGAAGCAGTGAAGGCGTTTCTGGAGGAATACACTGGAGAAGGAACTGTCTCTGACGTGAAGGTTCGTCCCCCAAATGATGGAAAATCAAGATCATACGCCATAGTTGAGTTCACACATGCAGAATCTGCTGAAATAATAATCCCATTAGCTGATGATCGTCTCTTGTGGTACGGGGACTCTTACCTGAAAGCTAGGAAATGGAAGGTTGATAACTTTGAACACAGCATGGGACTTGTAAAGCTGCATTTCGGATGCCTGGTTTCCGAGGAGCAGTTTTCTGTTCTTTGGACAGCACCGGATGTTCAAGTCAACTTTGGGACAGAATTTAAGAATATCTACTTCTCGTTCTCTTATAATTCTGCTGTATACAAGCTCGAGGTCTCCACGGAAAGTATTAGCCAGATGGAGCTCCATATCGTGCGTGATCAGCTTAGGAATTATCTTCTAATCCAG TTACTTGGTACCCCTCGGATTTTTAAGCAAAAATCTGACAATGACTGGGTTCGAGAAGTTGACTTCACTCCGTCGTGCTGCATTGGCCAATCTTCTGCTGTATGTTTGGAACTTCCATATGGTTCCGTGCTTCCAAATCTACGTGATAATTTTCTTCACTACCAAGAAACTGAAGGACGCTTCGCTTTGGAGATAGGCAACCCTTTTTCCTGCAATTCAGATCTTGTTCCTATTGTCAGTCCACCTGAAGGCATTAACTTGCCGTATAAAATCCTGTTCAAGATCAATTCCTTGGTTCAGCACGGACGTGTTCCAGGGCAAGCACTTGATGTCACGTTTTATAAGCTAGTTGATCCTAGCACAATAAGAACTGACTACATAGAGTGTGCCCTGGACAAATTATTTCGCTTGAAAGTGTGCTGCTATGATCCTGTGAGTTGGCTTCGTGAGCAGTACAGAGATTACAAGTCGTGCACGCGGATTCCTGAAACCCCTGCTATCTCTTTAGATGATGGAATGGTGTATGTGCACAGGGTTCAAGTCACACCATctaaagtttatttttgtggTCCGGAGGTAAATCTTTCCAACCGTGTTCTACGAAAATATCCTCAAGATATTGATAATTTCCTTCGTGTTTCTTTCGTGGATGAGGACTTGGGTAAGATACGTTCGGAAGATTTATGTTCGCATCTGCGCACAAGTAACACTTCTGCAGAAGAGGAAAGGAGGACGAGAGTTTATGAAAGGATATTTTCTACTCTAAGAAATGGCATTGTCATTGGTGACAAGAAGTTTGAGTTTCTTGCCTATTCATCAAGTCAGTTACGCGAGCGTTCAGTGTGGATGTTTGCGTCAAGAAGCGAGCTCTGCGCACAAGACATTAGAAATTGGATGGGGGACTTTAGAGGCATCAGAAATGTGGCGAAGTATGGTGCTAGGTTGGGCCAGGCTTTCAGCTCTTCCAGGGAGACTTTTAATGTCGATAGGGATGAAATCGAACTCATTCCTGATGTTAAAATCGAAAGGAGTGGAGTCAAATATTGTTTCTCAGATGGAATTGGGAAGATATCTGCTGAGTTTGCTGAAAGGGTGGCAAGAAAGTGCGGGAGAAGTTCTACTCCATCAGCGTTTCAAATTCGTATAGGTGGCTATAAAGGTATCGTGGCAGTAGATCCGACATTGGAAAAAAACTTGGCACTGAGGGAGAGCATGTGCAAGTACCAATCCAACAACACAGCACTTGATGTTCTCAAATGGAGCAAGTACCAGCCTTGTTTCCTCAATCGTCAACTGATTACCCTTCTGTCCACCCTTGGAGTCCCGGATCATGTCTTTCAGAGGAAGCAAAGACAGGCTTTGAATCAACTAGAAGGCGTTTTAACTGACCCATCAAGAGCAAAAGAAGCACTCAAAACGATATTTCAAGGGGAGGTCACAGACGTTTTGAAGGAAATGCTTTCGTGTGGTTACAAGCCGGATGCAGAACCATTTCTGTCATTGACGCTACAAGCATTCTGCGCATCCAAGCTCATGGAACTGCGGACAAAAACAAGGATATTTGTTTCGAGTGGAAGATCAATGATGGGATGTCTGGATGAAACTGGAACGTTGGAATATGGTCAGGTATTTGTGCAATGCTCTCGCCGTGTGATTTCCACTGGCAGCAACACTACTTCGAGCGAAGAGAAGTTTGTTGTGGACAGGAATGTTGCAGTTGCTAGAAACCCATGTTTACACCCGGGAGATGTTCGTGTTCTCACAGCTGTGGACGTGCCGGCATTGCACCACATGGTGGATTGTGTAGTTTTCCCGCAAAAAGGAAAGAG ACCGCATCCTGATGAATGCTCAGGAGGAGACTTAGATGGAGATTTTTACTTTGTTAGTTGGGACTCAGATCTAATTCCACCTCGGAAAGTTCGACCGATGAATTATACCCCAGCACCAACTATTGAATTGGATCATGACGTTACAGTGGAG GAAGTTGCAGAGTCGTTTACAAACTACATAGTGAACGACATGTTGGGGATCATTTCAAATGCACATGCTGTCTTTGCAGACACAGAACCACAGAAGGCCGAGAGTGCACAATGTAAAGAGCTTGCCAAGCTCCATTCCTGTGCTGTCGACTCTCCAAAAACTGGCGTGGTAGTGGAAGTGCCTCGTAGTCTACGTGCCAAAGAATATCCGGATTTCATGGAAAAGGTTGAGAAACCTACGTATGAGTCCAGACGTGTGATTGGTAAGCTTTTCCGACAGGTGAAAAATGTTGAGCTTGGATCACGTtcacattcaagctcaattaaATCCTTCACCGTGGAAGTGGCTACGAAGTTCTATGATCCTGACATGGAGGTAGACGGATTCGAAGCTTACATCGATGATGCCATCAACTGCAAAAGGGAGTATGACTACAAACTGGGAAGCTTGATGGATTACTACGGCATCAAAACTGAAGCAGACATACTAACGGGGAACATCACCAGTGTGTCGAAATTATTCGGTAAGAGAAAGGACTTGGAAACAATGAATTACGCAGTGAGGTCACTTAAAAAGGAAGCTAGGACCTGGTTTTATGCGAATCAGTCAGATTCCAGCACCAACGTCGATGATGTATCCGCAACAAAAGCGTCAGCTTGGTACTATGTTACATATCATCCTCGTTGCTGGGGTCGCTGCAACAAGGGAATGGAAAGGGATCATTTCCTCAGCTTTCCGTGGTGTGTTTTCGACAAGCTCATCCAGATCAAGAGGGAGAAAACAAGTACGAGGAATTCTTTTCATATGTCCGATCAAAGAGGCGTCATGCTTGACAAATTCCGAAGCACGTGCTTTCCGCTGTGA
- the LOC103451531 gene encoding uncharacterized protein, giving the protein MKSCAHPISHVLFQVQQSQRPEYSIYITSLRAKLKTPLRRRRPSFSSGSNQISKMSTFTHQHNGLLLKTPLPGRSRDPVSRFRPGPFTVRMSLQETGPSLAVVGVTGAVGQEFLSVLQDRDFPFRSIKMLASKRSAGQNLNFLGQDYVVEELTHDSFDGVDIALFSAGGSISKEFGPVAVERGTIVVDNSSAFRMQNGVPLVVPEVNPEAMEGIKVGKGKGALIANPNCSTIICLMAVTPLHRHSKVKRMVVSTYQAASGAGAAAMRELELQTKEVLEGKPPTTKIFSRQYAFNLFSHNSAVLSNGYNEEEMKLVKETRKIWSDNDVKVTATCIRVPVMRAHAESINLQFENQLDEDTAREILKKAPGLVVIDDRTANNFPTPLEVSNKDDVAVGRIRRDVSQEGNYGLDIFVCGDQIRKGAALNAVQIAEMLI; this is encoded by the exons ATGAAGTCGTGTGCGCATCCCATTTCCCACGTGCTATTTCAAGTTCAACAGTCACAAAGACCAGAGTACAGTATATATATAACCAGCCTTCGAGCAAAACTCAAAACCCCACTCCGCCGCCGCCGCCCCTCTTTCTCCTCCGGCTCCAACCAAATCTCCAAAATGTCCACTTTCACCCACCAACACAATGGCCTCCTCCTCAAGACGCCCCTCCCCGGCCGGTCTCGGGACCCCGTGTCCAGGTTCCGACCCGGTCCATTCACAGTCCGAATGTCTCTCCAGGAGACCGGTCCATCACTCGCCGTGGTCGGCGTCACCGGCGCAGTCGGTCAGGAGTTCCTCTCCGTCCTCCAAGACCGCGACTTTCCTTTCCGTTCAATAAAGATGCTCGCCTCCAAGCGCTCCGCGGGTCAGAACTTGAACTTCCTCGGCCAAGACTACGTCGTTGAGGAGCTCACCCACGACAGCTTTGACGGCGTCGATATCGCCCTCTTCAGCGCCGGCGGGTCAATCAGCAAGGAGTTCGGTCCCGTAGCCGTAGAGCGCGGCACCATTGTCGTTGATAACAGCTCTGCTTTCCGGATGCAAAATGGCGTGCCGCTTGTGGTCCCTGAAGTCAATCCGGAGGCTATGGAGGGAATCAAGGTTGGGAAGGGAAAGGGGGCGCTCATTGCTAACCCTAATTGCTCCACCATTATTTGTTTAATGGCTGTCACTCCTCTCCATCGCCATTCCAAG GTAAAACGAATGGTGGTTAGCACATATCAGGCTGCTAGTGGAGCTGGTGCTGCTGCCATGAGAGAGCTTGAGCTGCAAACTAAGGAG GTCCTGGAAGGGAAGCCACCAACCACTAAGATATTTTCGCGACAG TATGCGTTTAATTTGTTTTCGCACAACTCGGCAGTTCTTTCGAATGGATATAATGAAGAGGAAATGAAACTAGTCAAGGAGACACGAAAAATATGG AGTGACAATGATGTCAAGGTAACTGCCACATGTATACGAGTTCCTGTCATGCGGGCGCATGCTGAGAGTATAAATCTTCAGTTTGAGAACCAACTTGACGAG GACACAGCAAGGGAAATTCTGAAGAAAGCGCCTGGGCTGGTTGTTATTGATGACCGGACAGCGAATAACTTCCCTACACCGTTGGAGGTGTCAAACAAGGACGATGTTGCAGTAGGCAGAATCCGTCGTGATGTGTCCCAAGAGGGGAACTATGG GTTGGATATCTTTGTCTGCGGTGATCAAATACGCAAGGGAGCTGCACTTAATGCTGTTCAGATTGCCGAGATGTTGATATAG
- the LOC103451533 gene encoding CRAL-TRIO domain-containing protein YKL091C-like isoform X1: MEKTQEIALTEMKKSVQKLGSSTEKFGDPTLMRFLIARSMDPDKAAKMFVQWHKWRASFVPNGFVLDAEVKDELDDRKIFLQGLSKDGYPVMVVKASKHFPSKDQLQFKKFVVHLLDKTIASSFRGKEIGNEKMIGILDLQQMSYKNIDARGLITGFQFLQSYYPERLAKCFILNMPRFFVSVWRMVSRFLEKATQEKVVIVTSEEETKNFIREIGEETLPEEYGGRAKLVPLQDVILAPVED, from the exons atggagaaaacccAAGAAATTGCTCTGACCGAGATGAAGAAATCAGTGCAAAAGCTTGGATCTTCCACTGAG AAGTTTGGAGACCCAACACTCATGAGGTTCTTGATTGCGAGATCAATGGACCCGGACAAAGCAGCGAAGATGTTTGTTCAGTGGCACAAATGGAGGGCTTCTTTTGTTCCAAATGGGTTCGTTTTGGACGCCgaagtgaaggatgaattggacgACAGAAAGATCTTCTTGCAGGGTTTGTCCAAGGACGGGTACCCTGTCATGGTGGTGAAAGCAAGCAAGCATTTTCCTTCCAAGGACCAGCTCCAATTCAAGA AATTTGTGGTTCATCTGCTTGACAAAACAATTGCAAG CTCTTTCAGGGGAAAGGaaattggaaatgaaaagatGATCGGCATTCTTGATTTGCAACAAATGTCATACAAAAATATTGATGCACGTGGGTTAATCACTGGATTTCAATTTCTACAG TCTTACTACCCCGAGCGATTAGCAAAGTGCTTCATCTTAAACATGCCACGGTTTTTTGTAAGTGTCTGGAGGATGGTTTCTCGCTTCCTCGAGAAGGCAACACAAGAAAAG GTTGTGATTGTGACCAGTgaggaagaaacaaaaaacttcaTCAGGGAAATCGGTGAAGAAACCTTGCCAGAAGAGTATGGAGGACGAGCAAAGCTTGTACCTCTGCAAGATGTTATACTGGCACCAGTGGAGGATTGA
- the LOC103451533 gene encoding CRAL-TRIO domain-containing protein YKL091C-like isoform X2, with amino-acid sequence MEKTQEIALTEMKKSVQKLGSSTEFGDPTLMRFLIARSMDPDKAAKMFVQWHKWRASFVPNGFVLDAEVKDELDDRKIFLQGLSKDGYPVMVVKASKHFPSKDQLQFKKFVVHLLDKTIASSFRGKEIGNEKMIGILDLQQMSYKNIDARGLITGFQFLQSYYPERLAKCFILNMPRFFVSVWRMVSRFLEKATQEKVVIVTSEEETKNFIREIGEETLPEEYGGRAKLVPLQDVILAPVED; translated from the exons atggagaaaacccAAGAAATTGCTCTGACCGAGATGAAGAAATCAGTGCAAAAGCTTGGATCTTCCACTGAG TTTGGAGACCCAACACTCATGAGGTTCTTGATTGCGAGATCAATGGACCCGGACAAAGCAGCGAAGATGTTTGTTCAGTGGCACAAATGGAGGGCTTCTTTTGTTCCAAATGGGTTCGTTTTGGACGCCgaagtgaaggatgaattggacgACAGAAAGATCTTCTTGCAGGGTTTGTCCAAGGACGGGTACCCTGTCATGGTGGTGAAAGCAAGCAAGCATTTTCCTTCCAAGGACCAGCTCCAATTCAAGA AATTTGTGGTTCATCTGCTTGACAAAACAATTGCAAG CTCTTTCAGGGGAAAGGaaattggaaatgaaaagatGATCGGCATTCTTGATTTGCAACAAATGTCATACAAAAATATTGATGCACGTGGGTTAATCACTGGATTTCAATTTCTACAG TCTTACTACCCCGAGCGATTAGCAAAGTGCTTCATCTTAAACATGCCACGGTTTTTTGTAAGTGTCTGGAGGATGGTTTCTCGCTTCCTCGAGAAGGCAACACAAGAAAAG GTTGTGATTGTGACCAGTgaggaagaaacaaaaaacttcaTCAGGGAAATCGGTGAAGAAACCTTGCCAGAAGAGTATGGAGGACGAGCAAAGCTTGTACCTCTGCAAGATGTTATACTGGCACCAGTGGAGGATTGA